The genomic stretch CGAGTTCATTGTACCAGCCCCTGTAGAAGGCGCGTACGGATTCCTGGATCAGCGTATTCGGCTGGCTGAACGACATATGCACGGCGGCGGCGAAGCCGACCGGGCCGATACAATCGTGCGGCGCGAAGGGACGGTGATAGGTCTCGGCCATGGCGGCGATCTTGCGGCCCTCGGTCAACCCGCCGGTCCAGCACAGATCGGCCATCACAACGTGCATCGCGTCGCGGTCGAGCATGTCCTTGTAGGGATAGCGTGAACCGAGCGTCTCGCTGGCGCAGACCCAGACGTCGGTCGAACGGGCATATTCCGCCAGCGCCTGCGGCGAGTTCATGCGGATCGGGTCTTCGTACCAGGTCGGACTGTACGCCTCGAGCACCTTGGCGATCTTCTTGGCGGTCGGCAGATTCCACAGCGAGTGGAATTCGACCATGATCTCCATTCTGTCGCCGACGGCTTTGCGGATTTTTTCAAAGGGCTCGACGGCCTTCTTCATCTGTTCCGCGCTGATGAACAGACCCTGGTTCTCCTGTGCCGCCGGATCGAACGGCCAGATCTTCATGGCGCTAATTCCGCTCTCCAGCAGACTTTCGGCCACCGCGTCGGCGCGGTGCATAAAGCCGTCGAGGTCTTCATAGGGGCCGTCGGATGCACCGAGGTTCCAGTTGGATACCGGCTTGATGTTGGTGGAGCGGACATATTGATAGCCCGCGCAGGTATTGTAGATGCGCTGCTTGTCGCGGCAGAGACCGCCCAGCATCTGATGGACCGGCTGATGGCACACCTTGCCGAACAGATCCCACAGCGCGATGTCGACGGCGGAAGCCGCACGATACTCGACCCCGGTCGAGGACTGCGCCATCGGCAGGTTGAGCATGTCGCGATGGATTGCCTCGATGTGCAGCGGGTCGCGGCCGAGCAGCCGTCCCGCAAAGGTGTCGTGGATCTGGGCCTCGACGGCACCTGCGCCGTAAAAGGTTTCGCCGAGGCCGATGATTCCGGCGTCGGTGTGCACACGGACCCACAGCACGTTGGCGAATTCTTCGGTGCGCAGGGTCTCGATCGAAATGATCTTCACGGCGGGCGTCCTCCCATGGGGCTTGGCCCTCGCGCGACCGACGGTCCGGGGCAGGAGGGCTCTTGTTGGTTGCGGCGGCCGCATTTCGGGCCGCGATTGCCAGGGAGATTAGCGCTGCTTGTAATATATCACAATATGTTTTATGGTTGCACCTTGGGATAGCGACCCGGCGAGAATGCGGGCGGAGGAAACAGGGATGGCACGGCGCAAGAGCGCTCTGGAACTGGTGCGTCCGGACGCAAATGGCGCCCCGAGCCGGCGCAACCGCATCAACTTCTTCGAACTCGCCTACCAGCGCATCGAAGACCTGCTGGTCAATTGTGAGCTGAAGCCCGGACGGTTCCTGACGGTGCAGGAACTGCAGACCGTCACCGGATTCGGACGGACGCCGGTGCACAACGCGGTGAACCAGTTCGCTGCCGATACGCTGATCATCATCCGGCCCCGTCACGGCCTGCAGATCGCGCCGATCGATCTGGCGCGCGAGCGGCTGCTGCTGAAGCTCAGGCGCGACATCGAGCGCTTCGTGGTCAAGCTCGCGGCCGAGCGCGCCAGCCTCTCGCACCGCAATCAGGCGCTCCGGATCGAGCGCGTGCTGAAGGAAAAGCATGACACGCTGACGCTGGCCGAATTCAACAGCCTCGATCGCCGCATCGATACGCTGATCCTCGCCGCGGCCGGCGAGCCGTTCCTCGCCCATACGCTAAAACCGCTGCACACGATCTATCGCCGCATCGGCTTCATCCATCACCGCTATATGCCGGGCCACGCCGACCTTTCAGGCACCATCGACAGCCATCTTGCGATCCTGAGCGTCGTTGCCAACCGGCGGGTCGATCGCGCCGAAGCGGCGGTCGATGTGCTGATCGACTTCATGGACGGCATGTTCGACGGCATGGAATCCGGCATCGATCCGGCCCTGCTCGATTGCAGCATCGAGCCGCTGCCGGACCTCTAGCAATCGCGATTTTACAAAAAACACAGGGAGTAACGAACATGACGACGGCAGTTCTTCCACAGCGCGCGGCGATGGATAGCGCCGTCCGCTACCTCATCACCAGATACAGCCCCAAGGGCAACAAGGTCGGATGGCTGATGATGGCCTCGATCCTGGTCGAAGCCTGGGATCTCTATTCCATCGCGTTCGTTCTGATCTTCATCCGCGAACAATATCAGCCGGATCCGTTGCTGCTGGGTCTCGCGGCCGCCGGCACGCAAGGCGGCGCGCTGATTGGCGCCCTGATCGGCGGGTGGCTGTCCGACAAGATCGGCCGGCGCATCATGTTCCTGGTGACGATGATCCTGTTCATCATCCTGGCGCTGGCGCAAGCCTTCGTCACCAACATCGCGGAACTCATCGTCATTCGCTTCTTGCTGGGCGTCCCGCTCGGCAGCGATATCTCGACCGGCTACACCTACATTATGGAATCCATGGCCAAGGGTGAGCGCGAGGTGATGGGCAACCGCTGGCAGTTCATGTTTGCGATCGGCGAAGTGCTCACTTTGGGAGTGATCGCGATCTTCCTCATTCTCAACCTCGACCACGAGACGGTCTGGCGGGTGACGCTGGGATTAGGCGCACTGCCTGCGTTCGTCATTCTCGTCATGCGTCACGACATACCGGAAACGGCGGTGTGGCTGGTGCAGAAAGGCCGCTTCCGCGAGGCCAAGCAGGTCGCACGCGAGATGTATAATGATCCACTGGACATGCTGCCCAATGAGGACATCGTGGTGCCGAAGGCGCGCCCGGCGGCCTTCCTGGCCGATCTGCGCAAGGATCCGATCCGCTGGCGCGCGACGTTGTATGGTTGGATAGCCTGCTTTGCGCAGGCGAGCGAGTTCTCGACCTTCGCTTTCTATCTGCCTGTCATGTTCGCGATGGTCGGCGTCTCCACCATCCTCGGCAACAATCTCGTCACCATGGCACTGTTCTCGTTCGCGGCGGTCTCCGGCTGGGTCGGACCGCTGCTGACGCCGAAGATCGGCCATCGCGGCATCGGCATCGCCGGATTTTCGATCGTGCTGGTTTCGCTGCTGATCGCCGCGGCAGCGCTTTATACCGACCACAAATACGTGCTGCCCTTCGCTGCGGCGGGCATGCTGTGGGGCCATTATTGGGACGCCTCGAACTGCATGACGATCCCGACCATGGTGGCGAAGCCGGAATACCGGGGAACCGCGAGCGGCTTTGCCTACATGTTCGTCAAGCTGCCATCGTTCCTGGCGATCTTCCTGTTCCCGTCGCTGTTCGCGGCGATCGGGCAGGCCAACGCCACGCTGTTCGTCGCGATCTTCCCGTTGATCGGGCTGTTGGCCGCGATCTTCATCCTGCCAGAGGTCTACGGCTACGAGCACGACTGACAGGAGAGGGGCGCAGGTCGAATCCTATTTGGGTTCAGCTTTGACCGCGCCCCTTAATCCGGCCTGCTGCTGGATCCGCTCCAGCAGTCCGTTGGACTGGACTTCCTTCACAAAAGCCGCAACGAAAGCCAGACCTTGCTCGCGGCCTTTGGGAATCGCGGCGGCCATGTGCTCCAGTCCCCAATTGCCATCGAGCACCCGTGCTCCCGGCATCGAATCCGACATTTCGAACAGCGTGGGCTTGTTGGATCGGATCATCTTGGAGTGTCCTTGTCATGCGTGGGAGCCGCTGCTCTCACTGCGCCCGGATGTTCGC from Bradyrhizobium sp. Ash2021 encodes the following:
- a CDS encoding GntR family transcriptional regulator; the encoded protein is MARRKSALELVRPDANGAPSRRNRINFFELAYQRIEDLLVNCELKPGRFLTVQELQTVTGFGRTPVHNAVNQFAADTLIIIRPRHGLQIAPIDLARERLLLKLRRDIERFVVKLAAERASLSHRNQALRIERVLKEKHDTLTLAEFNSLDRRIDTLILAAAGEPFLAHTLKPLHTIYRRIGFIHHRYMPGHADLSGTIDSHLAILSVVANRRVDRAEAAVDVLIDFMDGMFDGMESGIDPALLDCSIEPLPDL
- a CDS encoding mandelate racemase/muconate lactonizing enzyme family protein, with protein sequence MKIISIETLRTEEFANVLWVRVHTDAGIIGLGETFYGAGAVEAQIHDTFAGRLLGRDPLHIEAIHRDMLNLPMAQSSTGVEYRAASAVDIALWDLFGKVCHQPVHQMLGGLCRDKQRIYNTCAGYQYVRSTNIKPVSNWNLGASDGPYEDLDGFMHRADAVAESLLESGISAMKIWPFDPAAQENQGLFISAEQMKKAVEPFEKIRKAVGDRMEIMVEFHSLWNLPTAKKIAKVLEAYSPTWYEDPIRMNSPQALAEYARSTDVWVCASETLGSRYPYKDMLDRDAMHVVMADLCWTGGLTEGRKIAAMAETYHRPFAPHDCIGPVGFAAAVHMSFSQPNTLIQESVRAFYRGWYNELVTNMPDIRDGYVYPMEGEGLCIDLLPAVYDRSDLTVRRSNI
- a CDS encoding MFS transporter, with the translated sequence MTTAVLPQRAAMDSAVRYLITRYSPKGNKVGWLMMASILVEAWDLYSIAFVLIFIREQYQPDPLLLGLAAAGTQGGALIGALIGGWLSDKIGRRIMFLVTMILFIILALAQAFVTNIAELIVIRFLLGVPLGSDISTGYTYIMESMAKGEREVMGNRWQFMFAIGEVLTLGVIAIFLILNLDHETVWRVTLGLGALPAFVILVMRHDIPETAVWLVQKGRFREAKQVAREMYNDPLDMLPNEDIVVPKARPAAFLADLRKDPIRWRATLYGWIACFAQASEFSTFAFYLPVMFAMVGVSTILGNNLVTMALFSFAAVSGWVGPLLTPKIGHRGIGIAGFSIVLVSLLIAAAALYTDHKYVLPFAAAGMLWGHYWDASNCMTIPTMVAKPEYRGTASGFAYMFVKLPSFLAIFLFPSLFAAIGQANATLFVAIFPLIGLLAAIFILPEVYGYEHD